The following proteins come from a genomic window of Anaerobutyricum hallii:
- a CDS encoding RnfABCDGE type electron transport complex subunit D, with the protein MNEQFYNVSANPHVRDKASTHSIMLDVIIALLPATLFGFWNFGVKAIINTVICVAVCVLAEYVWQRCMHQKVTVKDFSAALTGLLLALNLPPEVPFWIPVIGGLFAIIVVKQLFGGLGQNFMNPALGARCFLLISFAGIMTDFSYKGFGGSFDATTSATPLAALKAGEAVNLKAMFLGNTAGTIGETSAILLILGGIYLIAKKIISWRIPVCYIVTLGIFVLLFGGQGFDMTYLAEQLCGGGLMLGAFFMATDYVTSPITPKGQLIFGILLGILTGIFRLFGGSAEGVSYAIIFCNLLVPLIEKVTTPTAFGKGGKK; encoded by the coding sequence ATGAACGAACAATTTTATAACGTGTCAGCCAATCCTCATGTAAGGGATAAGGCTTCTACACATAGCATTATGCTCGATGTAATTATTGCTCTTCTTCCAGCTACTTTATTTGGTTTCTGGAATTTTGGAGTAAAAGCAATTATCAACACAGTAATCTGTGTTGCTGTCTGTGTACTTGCAGAATATGTATGGCAGCGTTGTATGCACCAGAAAGTAACTGTTAAAGATTTCAGTGCAGCACTTACCGGTTTATTATTAGCATTAAACCTTCCACCGGAAGTACCATTCTGGATTCCGGTTATCGGTGGATTATTTGCGATTATTGTTGTAAAACAGCTTTTTGGCGGTCTGGGTCAGAACTTTATGAACCCTGCACTTGGAGCACGTTGTTTCTTATTAATTTCTTTTGCGGGAATTATGACAGATTTCTCTTATAAGGGATTTGGCGGAAGCTTTGATGCAACAACAAGTGCTACCCCTCTTGCAGCTTTAAAGGCAGGAGAAGCTGTAAACTTAAAGGCAATGTTCCTTGGTAATACCGCTGGTACAATTGGTGAGACTTCTGCTATCTTATTAATTCTTGGTGGAATTTATCTGATTGCAAAGAAAATCATAAGCTGGAGAATTCCTGTATGTTATATTGTAACACTTGGTATCTTTGTTCTTCTTTTTGGCGGACAGGGATTCGATATGACATATCTCGCAGAGCAGTTGTGTGGTGGCGGATTAATGCTTGGTGCATTTTTCATGGCAACAGACTATGTTACATCCCCTATTACACCAAAGGGACAGCTTATATTTGGTATCTTACTTGGTATTCTGACAGGAATCTTCCGTTTATTCGGTGGTTCTGCAGAGGGCGTATCTTATGCGATCATCTTCTGTAACCTGTTAGTGCCATTAATTGAAAAAGTTACAACTCCTACCGCATTTGGAAAAGGAGGTAAAAAATAA
- the rsxC gene encoding electron transport complex subunit RsxC → MGLLTFKGGLHPYDGKELSKDKPITEYLPQGELVYPLSQHIGAPAVACVKKGDRVLVGQKIAEAGGFVSANIYSSVSGTVKKIEPRMTVSGNKVNAVVVENDGEYETVSFQPVTEKTNEAIINAVKEAGIVGLGGAGFPTHVKLSPKEPDKIDTIIINAAECEPYITADYRCMMEIPEQLISGLNIMLSLFPKAKGVIGIEDNKPEAIAKLTEMCKSESHIEVAALKTKYPQGAERSLIYAVTGRAINSSMLPADAGCIVDNVATAIAIHEAITLGKPLYERVVTVTGDAIKNPGNFKVKNGTNAAELVEAAGGFKSQPEKVISGGPMMGMALSTLDVPCAKTFSSLLCFTKDEVAACEPSNCIRCGRCISVCPAGLMPTKLSEIADHGDFALFDELNGCECVECGCCSYICPAKRRLTQSMKTGRREAMALRRKKK, encoded by the coding sequence ATGGGACTACTAACATTTAAAGGTGGCCTTCATCCGTATGATGGTAAAGAGTTAAGTAAAGATAAACCAATTACTGAATATTTACCACAGGGAGAGCTGGTATACCCTTTAAGTCAGCACATTGGTGCTCCTGCCGTTGCCTGTGTAAAGAAAGGTGACAGAGTATTAGTCGGTCAGAAAATCGCGGAGGCTGGAGGATTTGTTTCTGCCAACATCTATAGCTCTGTTTCTGGAACGGTAAAGAAGATTGAACCTAGAATGACAGTTTCCGGTAATAAGGTAAACGCTGTTGTTGTAGAGAATGATGGCGAGTATGAAACTGTTTCTTTTCAACCAGTAACAGAAAAAACAAATGAAGCAATTATCAATGCAGTAAAAGAAGCGGGTATTGTCGGACTTGGTGGTGCCGGTTTCCCTACGCATGTAAAGCTGTCTCCAAAGGAACCGGACAAAATTGATACGATCATTATTAATGCTGCAGAATGTGAGCCATACATCACTGCAGATTATCGTTGTATGATGGAAATTCCTGAACAGCTTATTTCTGGTCTTAATATTATGCTTTCTTTATTCCCGAAAGCAAAAGGTGTTATCGGTATTGAAGATAATAAGCCAGAAGCGATTGCTAAGTTGACAGAAATGTGTAAAAGTGAAAGCCATATTGAAGTAGCAGCATTAAAGACAAAGTATCCACAGGGTGCAGAGCGTTCTTTAATTTATGCTGTGACAGGTCGTGCAATTAATTCCTCTATGCTTCCGGCAGATGCAGGATGTATCGTAGATAATGTTGCAACAGCAATTGCCATTCATGAGGCAATTACCCTTGGAAAACCTCTTTACGAGAGAGTGGTAACAGTAACGGGAGATGCCATTAAAAATCCTGGTAACTTCAAGGTGAAAAATGGAACAAATGCAGCAGAATTAGTAGAAGCAGCCGGTGGATTTAAGTCTCAGCCAGAGAAAGTGATTTCTGGTGGTCCTATGATGGGTATGGCCTTATCTACATTAGATGTTCCTTGCGCAAAAACGTTCTCTTCTCTTTTATGTTTTACAAAAGACGAAGTTGCCGCATGTGAACCAAGTAACTGTATTCGCTGTGGTCGTTGTATTTCTGTTTGTCCTGCAGGTCTTATGCCTACAAAGCTTTCAGAGATCGCGGATCATGGAGATTTTGCATTATTTGACGAGCTGAACGGATGTGAATGTGTTGAATGTGGATGCTGTTCTTACATCTGCCCGGCAAAGAGAAGATTAACCCAGTCTATGAAGACAGGGCGTCGTGAAGCGATGGCTCTTCGTAGAAAGAAGAAATAG
- a CDS encoding glycosyltransferase family 2 protein: MKILTIAIPSYNSMDYMRNCIESLLPGGEDVEILIVDDGSKDDTPAIADEYQEKYPGIVRAIHQENGGHGEAVNAGLRNATGFFYKVVDSDDWVDAESYQKILAFLKEAIKEEEPLDMLLSNYVYEKVGAKHKKVIQYHSILPENRYFGWDEIGHFHASQNILMHSVIYRTELLRSFHFELPKHTFYVDNIFVYWPLPYVKKMYYLDVDFYRYFIGRDDQSVNETVMISRIDQQIRVNEIMIDLYAKHESTFSCPQLKEYMLHYLETIQMVTSVLLMKMNTPESEKMRDDLWHYLEEKSPEGYKALKSSVLGKISKSHNKLSHKLTMGGYKIAQKWIGFN, encoded by the coding sequence ATGAAGATCCTGACAATTGCAATTCCGAGTTACAATTCTATGGATTATATGCGAAACTGTATTGAAAGTCTTCTTCCTGGTGGAGAAGATGTGGAAATATTGATTGTTGATGATGGTTCAAAAGATGATACTCCTGCGATCGCGGATGAATACCAGGAGAAATATCCTGGTATTGTACGTGCGATTCATCAGGAAAACGGTGGTCATGGAGAGGCAGTGAATGCTGGGCTCCGTAACGCGACCGGTTTCTTTTATAAAGTAGTAGATAGTGATGACTGGGTAGATGCGGAATCTTATCAGAAGATACTTGCCTTTTTAAAAGAGGCGATAAAGGAAGAAGAACCGCTAGATATGCTTCTTTCTAATTATGTATATGAAAAGGTAGGAGCGAAGCATAAAAAAGTGATTCAGTATCATTCTATCCTGCCGGAGAATCGTTATTTTGGATGGGATGAGATTGGACATTTCCATGCCAGTCAGAATATTTTGATGCATTCGGTAATTTACCGTACAGAGCTGCTGAGAAGTTTTCATTTTGAATTACCAAAACATACATTTTATGTAGATAATATTTTTGTGTACTGGCCATTGCCATACGTAAAGAAGATGTATTATCTTGATGTGGATTTTTATCGATATTTTATTGGACGCGATGACCAGTCTGTTAATGAAACGGTCATGATTTCAAGAATCGATCAGCAGATTCGGGTGAATGAGATTATGATTGATCTTTATGCGAAGCATGAAAGTACATTTTCCTGCCCGCAGCTTAAAGAGTATATGCTCCATTATCTTGAAACGATTCAGATGGTGACATCTGTACTTTTGATGAAGATGAATACACCGGAATCAGAGAAGATGAGAGATGATTTGTGGCATTATCTGGAAGAAAAATCTCCAGAAGGCTATAAGGCATTGAAAAGTTCGGTTCTTGGAAAGATTTCTAAGTCCCACAATAAGCTGAGTCATAAGCTCACGATGGGAGGATATAAGATTGCTCAGAAATGGATCGGATTTAACTAA
- a CDS encoding alpha/beta hydrolase, with translation MAYQKFTGTYQSSDHINRIHYYIYEPETDLRAIIQIVHDFGDCIERNESFIRFFTDHGIMVCGCDHIGHGRSSKKEDYGYFGEKNGWAYLIKNTKKLTHYMKKEYPDVPYFIYGHGMGSLIVRMDCIHEKGINGVILSGTSGRRKYCRRRLLFIAILKRILGAQHKSVYLQKDLEKRLNHHFLRERDNCSWLVEDEKERKNCSRIYEEYVPITVAAYEDILKMLALVSSKKWYRSVNIEIPIMLIGGQEDPIGNFGKGIEEVHRYLEDSCHRVEMRLYKGMRHNICDEVRKEAVYIDILQWMKLHLNEQYEI, from the coding sequence ATGGCTTATCAGAAATTTACTGGAACCTATCAGAGTTCAGATCATATAAACAGAATACATTATTATATTTACGAACCAGAAACAGATCTTAGAGCAATCATACAGATCGTGCATGATTTTGGAGATTGTATAGAACGGAATGAAAGTTTTATCCGCTTTTTTACTGATCATGGAATTATGGTGTGTGGATGCGATCATATTGGACATGGACGTTCTTCCAAGAAAGAAGACTATGGATATTTTGGTGAAAAGAATGGTTGGGCTTATCTGATAAAAAATACAAAAAAGTTAACACATTACATGAAAAAGGAATATCCGGATGTTCCGTATTTTATATATGGGCATGGCATGGGTTCGTTGATCGTCCGAATGGATTGTATTCATGAAAAGGGAATCAATGGTGTAATTTTATCTGGAACTAGCGGAAGACGGAAATATTGCCGCAGAAGGCTTTTATTTATCGCAATATTAAAGCGGATTCTGGGAGCACAACATAAAAGTGTTTATCTTCAAAAAGATTTAGAAAAGCGTTTGAACCATCATTTTCTAAGAGAGAGGGATAATTGTTCGTGGCTTGTAGAAGATGAAAAAGAACGAAAGAACTGTTCAAGAATTTACGAAGAATACGTCCCGATTACTGTAGCAGCTTATGAAGATATCTTAAAAATGCTTGCACTTGTTTCTTCTAAAAAGTGGTACCGCTCTGTAAATATAGAGATTCCGATCATGCTGATTGGAGGACAGGAAGATCCGATAGGTAACTTTGGAAAAGGGATTGAAGAAGTACACCGCTATCTGGAAGATAGCTGTCATCGAGTGGAAATGCGGCTTTATAAAGGAATGCGGCATAATATTTGTGATGAAGTAAGGAAAGAAGCTGTATATATAGATATTTTGCAGTGGATGAAGCTGCATCTTAATGAACAGTATGAGATATAA
- a CDS encoding adenylosuccinate synthase translates to MVKAIVGANWGDEGKGKITDMLAQDSDIIIRFQGGANAGHTIINDYGKFALHTLPSGIFYDHTTSIIGNGVALNIPVLFNELKEITSKGVPEPKILISDRAQIVMPYHILFDEYEEERLAGKSFGSTKSGIAPFYSDKYAKVGFQVSELFEEEAELKEKIERVIVQKNILLEHLYHKPLIDTDELYNTLMEYKEMIAPYVCNVSAYLDKAIKEGKNILLEGQLGTLKDPDHGIYPMVTSSSTLAAYGAIGAGIPPYEIKKVVTVCKAYSSAVGAGAFVSEIFGDEAQELRVRGGDGGEFGATTGRPRRMGWFDCVASKYGCRLQGTTDVAFTVVDVLGYLDEIPVCTGYEIDGEVTTEFPVTNQLEKAKPVLEVLPGWKCDIRGIKKYEDLPENCRKYIEFVEEHIGYPITMVSNGPGRDDIIYHGFEK, encoded by the coding sequence ATGGTAAAAGCAATTGTAGGCGCAAACTGGGGAGACGAAGGTAAAGGTAAGATTACTGATATGCTCGCACAGGATTCTGATATTATTATCCGTTTTCAGGGTGGCGCCAATGCAGGCCATACAATTATAAATGATTATGGAAAGTTTGCACTCCACACATTACCATCAGGTATTTTCTACGATCATACAACAAGTATCATCGGTAATGGAGTAGCATTGAACATACCTGTACTTTTTAACGAGTTAAAGGAAATAACTTCTAAGGGAGTACCTGAACCTAAGATTTTAATTTCTGATCGTGCACAGATCGTAATGCCGTATCATATTCTTTTTGATGAATATGAGGAAGAGCGTTTAGCTGGTAAGTCATTTGGTTCTACAAAGTCCGGAATCGCACCATTTTATTCTGATAAGTATGCTAAAGTAGGTTTTCAGGTAAGTGAATTATTTGAAGAAGAGGCAGAACTGAAAGAGAAGATTGAGCGTGTAATCGTACAGAAGAATATTTTATTAGAGCACCTTTATCATAAACCGTTAATTGATACAGATGAATTGTATAATACATTAATGGAATATAAAGAGATGATTGCTCCTTATGTATGCAATGTATCTGCTTACTTAGATAAGGCAATCAAAGAAGGCAAGAATATTTTATTAGAAGGACAGTTAGGAACATTAAAAGATCCTGATCATGGAATTTATCCAATGGTAACATCTTCTTCTACCTTAGCTGCATATGGAGCAATCGGAGCAGGTATCCCTCCATATGAGATCAAGAAGGTTGTCACTGTTTGTAAGGCATACAGCAGTGCTGTAGGAGCAGGTGCGTTTGTAAGTGAAATCTTTGGTGATGAAGCACAGGAACTTCGTGTTCGCGGTGGTGATGGCGGAGAATTTGGAGCTACAACCGGAAGACCAAGAAGAATGGGCTGGTTTGACTGCGTTGCTTCTAAGTACGGATGCCGCCTTCAGGGAACAACAGATGTTGCATTTACAGTAGTTGATGTACTTGGATATCTTGATGAGATTCCTGTATGTACAGGTTATGAGATTGACGGAGAAGTAACAACAGAATTCCCTGTAACAAACCAGTTAGAGAAGGCAAAACCTGTGTTAGAAGTACTTCCGGGATGGAAGTGTGATATCCGCGGAATTAAGAAATACGAAGATTTACCGGAGAATTGCCGTAAATATATTGAATTCGTAGAAGAACATATTGGATATCCAATCACTATGGTTTCTAACGGTCCTGGAAGAGATGATATCATCTATCATGGATTTGAGAAATAA
- a CDS encoding RnfABCDGE type electron transport complex subunit G produces the protein MNALIKDALKLVIITVVAGLVLGAVYGITKGPIADQEAKAQMEAYKTVFPKASDFKEVDGFSEEAASKIIAANENPIEGHDSDVISSAVEAVDASGEALGYIFNITTSKGYGGDIQLTVGIQSDGTVSGYSVLSISETAGLGMKAKDDPSWGKQFAGKKVESFSVVKDGSGSGDDAKIDAISGATITSKAVTGAMNSCLAYFQSLEGGN, from the coding sequence ATGAACGCTTTAATAAAAGATGCTTTAAAACTCGTTATTATTACCGTCGTTGCAGGTCTTGTTCTCGGTGCAGTATATGGAATCACAAAGGGACCGATTGCTGATCAGGAAGCAAAGGCACAGATGGAAGCTTATAAAACAGTATTTCCAAAGGCAAGTGACTTTAAAGAAGTTGATGGATTTTCCGAAGAAGCAGCTTCTAAGATTATTGCAGCAAACGAGAATCCAATTGAAGGACATGACAGTGATGTTATTTCTTCCGCAGTAGAAGCAGTAGATGCTTCTGGGGAGGCACTTGGTTATATTTTCAATATTACAACCTCTAAGGGATATGGTGGAGACATCCAGCTTACTGTTGGTATCCAGTCTGATGGAACGGTAAGTGGATATTCTGTACTCTCTATCAGTGAGACAGCAGGTCTTGGTATGAAAGCCAAGGATGATCCTAGCTGGGGTAAACAGTTTGCAGGAAAGAAAGTAGAATCTTTCTCCGTTGTAAAAGACGGTTCTGGTTCCGGTGATGACGCGAAAATCGATGCCATTTCCGGTGCGACTATCACAAGTAAAGCAGTTACTGGTGCTATGAATAGCTGTCTTGCTTATTTCCAGTCATTAGAAGGAGGTAACTAA
- the rsxA gene encoding electron transport complex subunit RsxA: MKELILLIISAAIVNNVVLSQFLGLCPFLGVSKKVETAGGMGAAVIFVITIASLVTSLIYKFILATLGLTYLQTIVFILVIAALVQFVEMFLKKSMPALYESLGVYLPLITTNCAVLGVALNSVQYGYNILQSVVYGFGISVGFTIAIVILAGIREKMEYNDIPESWQGMPIVMVTAGLMSIAFFGFSGII, encoded by the coding sequence ATGAAAGAATTAATATTATTGATTATCAGTGCAGCTATCGTTAATAACGTTGTACTGAGCCAGTTTTTAGGATTATGTCCTTTCCTCGGAGTATCCAAAAAGGTAGAGACTGCCGGTGGAATGGGAGCAGCTGTAATTTTTGTTATCACAATTGCTTCTTTAGTGACATCATTAATTTATAAATTTATTCTTGCAACACTTGGGTTAACTTATTTGCAGACGATCGTTTTTATCCTTGTTATTGCAGCTCTTGTACAGTTCGTAGAGATGTTTTTAAAGAAATCTATGCCAGCTTTGTATGAATCTCTGGGTGTATATCTTCCTCTGATCACAACAAACTGTGCTGTACTTGGTGTAGCTTTAAACTCTGTACAGTATGGATATAATATTTTACAGTCTGTAGTTTATGGTTTTGGTATTTCTGTCGGATTTACAATTGCTATTGTTATCCTGGCTGGAATTCGTGAAAAAATGGAATACAACGACATTCCAGAGTCCTGGCAGGGAATGCCTATCGTAATGGTAACAGCAGGACTTATGTCTATTGCATTCTTTGGTTTTTCAGGAATCATTTAA
- a CDS encoding RnfABCDGE type electron transport complex subunit B, translating to MSISGIILAAVVVGGTGLVISILLGIASEKFKVPVDEKEVAVRECLPGNNCGGCGFAGCDALAKAIAAGDAPVGACPVGGQPVADKIASIMGVEADAGEKQVAFVKCAGTCDKAKSKYKYSGNEDCVSAMSVPGGGPKACSFGCTGFGSCVKVCDFDAIHVINGVAVVDKEKCVACGKCVATCPKSLIELVPYAAPHKVQCSSKEFGKAVKEVCSAGCIGCKMCTRVCEADAITVENNIAKIDYSKCTGCGKCAEKCPAKIIL from the coding sequence ATGAGTATAAGTGGAATTATTCTTGCGGCAGTAGTTGTCGGCGGAACCGGACTTGTTATTTCCATTCTCCTGGGCATTGCTTCCGAGAAATTTAAAGTGCCGGTAGACGAAAAAGAAGTTGCTGTAAGAGAGTGCCTTCCGGGAAACAACTGTGGTGGTTGTGGTTTTGCCGGATGTGATGCCCTCGCTAAGGCAATTGCAGCCGGAGACGCTCCGGTGGGTGCATGTCCGGTAGGCGGACAGCCAGTAGCAGATAAAATTGCTTCAATCATGGGTGTAGAAGCGGATGCAGGTGAAAAACAGGTTGCATTTGTAAAATGTGCAGGTACCTGTGATAAAGCAAAGTCTAAATATAAATATTCAGGAAATGAAGACTGTGTTTCTGCCATGAGTGTACCTGGTGGCGGACCAAAAGCCTGCAGTTTTGGATGTACAGGCTTTGGAAGCTGTGTGAAAGTTTGTGACTTCGATGCCATTCATGTAATTAACGGTGTTGCAGTAGTGGATAAGGAAAAATGTGTTGCTTGTGGTAAATGTGTTGCAACTTGTCCGAAGTCTTTAATTGAGCTTGTTCCATATGCAGCTCCTCACAAAGTACAGTGCAGTTCCAAAGAATTTGGTAAAGCAGTAAAAGAAGTATGTTCAGCAGGATGTATCGGATGTAAGATGTGTACTCGTGTCTGTGAAGCAGATGCAATTACTGTTGAAAATAATATTGCTAAAATTGATTACAGTAAATGTACAGGATGTGGAAAGTGTGCAGAGAAATGTCCTGCAAAGATTATTCTTTAG
- a CDS encoding NusG domain II-containing protein codes for MLRNGSDLTKKSYKNDIFLILFFLIIGLGTFSFMQLHGKSGALVKVRVNNKEFGSYSLNKNQTIRIEEDDWENILEIKNGKVSMIKADCPDKICVNHAAISKKGETIVCLPHKVVIEVVDQDGTQKENQIDIISK; via the coding sequence TTGCTCAGAAATGGATCGGATTTAACTAAAAAGTCTTATAAGAATGATATTTTTCTGATATTATTCTTTCTAATCATCGGGCTGGGAACATTTTCTTTTATGCAGCTACATGGTAAGAGTGGAGCCTTGGTAAAGGTTCGTGTGAATAATAAAGAATTTGGAAGCTATTCTTTAAATAAAAATCAGACGATTCGTATTGAAGAAGATGACTGGGAGAATATTCTTGAGATAAAGAATGGAAAGGTCAGTATGATAAAAGCCGACTGTCCTGATAAGATTTGTGTAAATCATGCCGCAATCAGTAAAAAGGGTGAGACCATTGTTTGTCTGCCTCATAAAGTTGTTATTGAAGTGGTTGATCAGGATGGAACGCAGAAAGAGAATCAGATAGATATTATCAGCAAGTAA
- a CDS encoding putative polysaccharide biosynthesis protein, giving the protein MNNKDTKETNVLAQASILMVAGIITRIIGVLYRSPLTSVIGDEGNGYYGIAVNIYTMILLVSSYSIPMAVSKVVSSKLAVHQYRNAHKVFKCALMYVLVVGGIASLITFFGASILIPSNQPKAIPVLRILAPTIFFSGFLGVFRGYFQAHGTMVPTSLSQIIEQVANAVISIGAALLFIHIFAGGDADKVPVFGAMGSAAGIGAGVITGLLFMLFIYSCNKKYFRKEIQKDSSGVDSSYRDIFKIIFLMVTPVILSTFVYNISTVVDQTLFMDVMGFKKMNSRIAASLYGVFQTKYTVLINMPVAIANSMSTAMIPAISSSYALENYKKCNTHVKEAIHFTMIISIPAAIGMGALAYPIMEVLFPQKATIDLAVSILRVGCISIIFYALSTVSNGVLQGIGKVNIPLRNAAIALFLHVVVLAPLLYFTDLDLYALVLATMFYAFLMCLLNNLSVRKYLGYRQEMKKTFIIPVICSAIMGILCYIFYQGIYLILSGVLGSFIHLRILVFICLMISVVFAVIVYFVLELKLKGITEAELRKFPKGHLLVRMAKKSNLL; this is encoded by the coding sequence TTGAATAACAAAGATACAAAAGAAACAAATGTGCTTGCGCAGGCATCGATATTGATGGTTGCAGGCATTATAACAAGAATTATAGGGGTATTATACCGAAGTCCGTTAACAAGTGTTATTGGAGATGAAGGAAACGGATATTATGGTATTGCAGTGAATATTTATACGATGATATTATTAGTATCTTCTTACAGTATTCCGATGGCAGTTTCTAAGGTTGTCTCATCTAAATTAGCAGTACACCAGTATCGTAATGCACATAAAGTATTTAAATGTGCCCTTATGTATGTTTTGGTTGTAGGAGGGATTGCCAGTCTCATTACATTCTTTGGTGCTTCCATATTAATTCCTTCAAATCAGCCCAAAGCAATTCCTGTTCTTAGAATTTTAGCGCCAACCATTTTTTTCTCTGGATTTTTAGGGGTATTCCGAGGATATTTTCAGGCACATGGAACAATGGTTCCGACCTCTCTTTCTCAGATTATTGAACAGGTAGCGAATGCCGTCATCAGTATTGGAGCAGCTCTTTTATTCATCCATATATTTGCAGGAGGAGACGCAGATAAAGTTCCAGTATTTGGTGCGATGGGAAGTGCAGCGGGTATCGGTGCGGGAGTAATTACCGGACTGTTATTTATGCTGTTTATTTATTCCTGTAATAAAAAGTATTTTAGAAAAGAGATACAGAAGGATAGTTCTGGCGTAGATAGTTCTTACAGAGATATTTTTAAAATTATCTTTTTAATGGTCACTCCGGTGATATTAAGTACATTTGTATATAATATCAGTACGGTTGTTGATCAGACATTATTTATGGATGTTATGGGATTTAAAAAGATGAATTCCCGAATTGCAGCATCTTTATATGGTGTATTTCAGACAAAATATACAGTTCTTATTAATATGCCTGTCGCTATCGCCAATTCTATGTCTACGGCAATGATTCCGGCGATTTCTTCAAGCTATGCACTGGAGAATTATAAAAAATGTAATACACATGTAAAGGAAGCTATTCATTTTACAATGATTATCAGCATTCCGGCAGCAATCGGGATGGGAGCGCTTGCTTATCCAATCATGGAAGTTTTATTTCCTCAAAAGGCAACGATTGATCTGGCGGTAAGTATTTTACGTGTGGGATGTATCAGTATTATTTTTTATGCACTTTCTACAGTAAGTAATGGTGTTTTGCAGGGAATCGGAAAAGTAAACATTCCTCTTCGGAATGCAGCCATCGCTCTTTTCCTGCATGTGGTGGTGCTTGCTCCACTGTTATACTTTACAGATTTAGATTTATATGCCCTTGTGCTTGCTACGATGTTCTATGCATTCCTTATGTGTTTACTGAATAATTTAAGTGTGCGTAAGTATCTGGGATATCGTCAGGAAATGAAAAAGACATTTATTATTCCAGTAATCTGCTCTGCGATAATGGGTATTTTATGTTATATTTTCTACCAGGGTATTTATCTGATCTTATCAGGAGTACTGGGAAGTTTTATTCATTTAAGGATATTGGTATTTATCTGTCTTATGATTTCTGTGGTATTTGCAGTTATCGTATATTTTGTTCTGGAATTAAAGTTAAAGGGAATTACAGAAGCAGAGCTTCGAAAGTTTCCAAAAGGACATCTGCTTGTCAGAATGGCAAAGAAAAGTAATTTATTGTAA
- the rsxE gene encoding electron transport complex subunit RsxE: MKNNSALERLYNGIIKENPTLVLILGMCPTLAVTTSAINGAGMGLSTTVVLMFSNMIISILRNFIPDRVRIPGYIVIIASLVTVVQFLLQGYVPALNDALGVYIPLIVVNCIILGRAESYASKNGPVSSFFDGLGMGLGFTLSLTILGAFRELLGAGTIFGKTVLAESFYTPITIFILAPGAFFVLACLVAARNKIMNRKVKNGEMEEIPAGCGDCSSCGNTCCSSKSFFDMSVDNKKEETKTASDEKAENK; the protein is encoded by the coding sequence ATGAAAAATAATAGCGCTTTAGAAAGACTTTATAATGGTATTATTAAAGAAAACCCTACTTTAGTTCTTATTTTAGGTATGTGTCCTACACTTGCGGTAACAACATCCGCAATCAACGGTGCAGGTATGGGACTTTCCACAACAGTAGTATTAATGTTTTCTAATATGATTATCTCTATTCTCCGTAATTTTATTCCGGATAGAGTTCGTATTCCTGGATACATTGTAATTATTGCATCCTTAGTTACAGTAGTACAGTTCCTTTTACAGGGATATGTACCAGCGTTAAATGATGCTCTTGGTGTATATATTCCGTTAATTGTAGTTAACTGTATTATCTTAGGACGTGCAGAGTCTTATGCAAGTAAAAACGGTCCTGTTTCTTCCTTCTTTGATGGTCTTGGAATGGGTCTTGGATTTACACTGTCCCTTACTATTTTAGGTGCATTTCGTGAATTACTTGGTGCAGGAACAATTTTTGGAAAAACTGTTTTGGCAGAATCTTTCTATACACCGATCACTATTTTCATTCTTGCACCTGGTGCATTCTTTGTACTTGCCTGCTTAGTAGCTGCAAGAAACAAGATTATGAACCGCAAAGTAAAGAATGGCGAAATGGAAGAGATCCCTGCAGGATGTGGTGACTGCTCTTCCTGTGGTAATACCTGCTGTTCAAGTAAGAGTTTCTTTGATATGTCCGTAGACAATAAAAAAGAAGAAACAAAAACTGCTTCTGATGAGAAAGCAGAGAATAAATAG